The sequence TTCCGTTTGATGAAGGAGTAACACTTTACAATACGAGAGAACGTTGGAAGGAGAGAAAACGATGCATTTCGTTAGCGGCGGTGCGTTTCAAGGAAAGCGAAAATGGGTAAACGCATATTATTCACTCACGCATACCCCGCATATTTGGCATTGCGCATATGAACGACCACTTCCGCCTCCCCATGATGAAAAAACGGCATCTGTTGTTGTGCTAGAAGGAATAGAACAATGGATTCGCGAAAGGTTTCTTCCTTACACAGATGAGCAAAAAAAAGCGATGATGTCGTATATGAATGCATGGGAGCAATGGGAAAAAGAGAAAGAACGGACGGTCGTTTGGATTGGCTGCGATATCGGACAAGGGATCGTCCCGATTGAGGCACATGAACGAGCGTGGCGAGATGCGGTCGGTTGGTCGTATCAACAATTGGCGCGCATATGCAGCCGTGTTGATTACGTATGGTGTGGGATAAATGAACAAATAAAATAGGGGTGGTTCATATGAAATTG comes from Anoxybacillus flavithermus and encodes:
- a CDS encoding bifunctional adenosylcobinamide kinase/adenosylcobinamide-phosphate guanylyltransferase, giving the protein MHFVSGGAFQGKRKWVNAYYSLTHTPHIWHCAYERPLPPPHDEKTASVVVLEGIEQWIRERFLPYTDEQKKAMMSYMNAWEQWEKEKERTVVWIGCDIGQGIVPIEAHERAWRDAVGWSYQQLARICSRVDYVWCGINEQIK